The following coding sequences lie in one Rutidosis leptorrhynchoides isolate AG116_Rl617_1_P2 chromosome 6, CSIRO_AGI_Rlap_v1, whole genome shotgun sequence genomic window:
- the LOC139854950 gene encoding uncharacterized protein, producing the protein MEAPRTRKEVQSLNGKLAALSRFLSKAAERSLPFFKVLKDNVGRNFDWTPEVDHAFQEMKDLIRTLPTLTAPVSEFSGEALTIYLAAGAEAVSSVLIAERGGTHMPVYFVGKVLQHGEVNYKPIEKLIFALVHTARRLRRYFQAHPMLVLTDSPIKQVRYGDWDRSTLEEIYSNKFFHAGIEQTGGFWQASQVGNRTGRT; encoded by the exons ATGGAAGCACCAAGAACGAGAAAGGAGGTGCAAAGTCTGAATGGAAAGTTGGCAGCGTTGTCCAGATTCCTGTCAAAGGCGGCAGAACGGTCACTTCCATTTTTCAAAGTGTTGAAAGACAACGTGGGACGGAACTTTGATTGGACTCCTGAAGTGGATCATGCTTTCCAGGAAATGAAGGATTTGATAAGGACGTTGCCGACGTTGACGGCACCAGTATCGG AGTTCTCAGGCGAAGCTTTGACAATTTACTTGGCGGCAGGAGCTGAGGCTGTTAGCTCGGTGCTCATCGCGGAACGTGGTGGCACACATATGCCAGTTTATTTTGTGGGCAAAGTGCTACAACATGGCGAAGTCAACTACAAACCGATTGAGAAGCTTATTTTCGCGTTGGTCCACACTGCAAGACGGTTGAGACGGTACTTTCAAGCGCATCCGATGCTGGTGCTAACTGATTCTCCTATTAAGCAGGTACGGTACGGCGATTGGGACCGGAGTACCTTGGAGGAAATTTATTCTAACAAGTTTTTTCATGCAGGTATTGAGCAAACCGGAGGTTTCTGGCAGGCTAGCCAAGTGGGCAATCGAACTGGGCGAACATGA
- the LOC139854951 gene encoding uncharacterized protein — protein sequence MVRMLLGREEMDRNTWMHEIGRATSDFMDSVDEFITVAETDQLEKGNTAISCPCKKCKNARWYADSTDIKSHLIAHGFMRGYTCWSFHGESLADLNPSVSDNDTDNEDDSYNSDNNVNFDDMFDDLDMEDNVADKYHDRLPQLFVDAEKPLYTGCMNFSKLSAVIQLVNLKSNNGWSDTSFTSLLELLNKMLPEGNEFLVSTYQAKKLMYKCGKPTDNVDSDVSKNGPPAKLLWYLPIIPRLKRLFANEKDAKLLRWHAEDRKNDGKMRHVADSLQWKNFDKDFEEFGDEIRNIRFGLSSDGINPFGDLSSRHSTWPVLLCIYNLPPWLCMKRKYIMMSLLIQGPKQPGNDIDVYLQPLVDEMMELWSTGIHGKKACPICEENTQSIWLTNCKKPAFMGHRRELAENHPYRKKEDLFDGTIEDRKLPAPLDGETTLSKVANIKVVLGKKGFGPPKGLLLNIPGKTKDGIKVRRDMELMNIIPELQPKDIDGRSTKFLPPACYTMSKVEKTKFCQCLHGIKVPSGYSANIRKLVSMKDLKLLGMKSHDCHVLMTQMILIAIRGILPNRIRHTITKLCLFFNMIHSKVIDPDVLDEYQRDIILTLCELEMYFPPSFFDVMVHLVSHIVGEIKACGPVFLRYMYPFERCMGILKGYVRNLNRPKGSIVEGYASEEVIEFCTNYMDGFKSVGIPQSRHEGRLVGQGTLGCKTAIQMLPIIKRLILMSYNTLHLLIRSLHMAFLRQQNLKKSAKWRTLPNIDKTVEALGFAPKHVFQYQGYDINGYTFYTKTQDKKSKTQNSGVTVIASSTEFTMVNREERSRIAKKSYYGVIQEIWELDYGDSYTIPLFKCKWVDNDLGVQVDEDGFTTVNLSTNGYKEEPFILEKLVTQVFFIEDPKDPRWHVVQYGK from the exons ATGGTTAGGATGTTGCTTGGTAGAGAGGAG ATGGATCGGAATACTTGGATGCACGAGATAGGTCGCGCTACCTCTGATTTTATGGATAGTGTAGATGAATTTATTACAGTTGCCGAGACTGATCAACTAGAAAAAGGAAACACCGCAATTAGTTGTCCTTGTAAGAAATGCAAAAATGCACGGTGGTATGCTGATTCAACCGATATAAAAAGTCATCTAATTGCACACGGATTTATGAGAGGGTACACATGTTGGTCTTTTCATGGTGAGTCATTAGCTGACCTTAACCCGTCTGTTTCGGATAACGATACCGATAATGAAGACGATTCATACAATAGTGACAATAATGTTAATTTTGATGACATGTTTGACGATTTGGATATGGAGGATAATGTTGCTGATAAGTATCATGACAGATTACCACAACTATTTGTTGACGCTGAAAAACCTTTATATACCGGTTgtatgaatttttcaaaactttcggCCGTGATACAACTGGTTAATTTAAAATCAAACAATGGTTGGAGCGACACAAGTTTCACTAGCCTGTTAGAGTTGTTGAACAAAATGCTACCAGAAGGTAATGAGTTTCTGGTTTCAACATACCAAGCAAAGAAATTAAT gtataaatgtggaaaaccgactgaTAATGTTGATAGTGATGTGTCGAAAAATGGACCTCCTGCAAAATTATTGTGGTACTTGCCTATCATACCAAGATTAAAGAGATTATTTGCGAATGAGAAAGATGCAAAATTATTACGTTGGCATGCTGAAGATCGTAAAAATGATGGTAAAATGCGACATGTGGCCGATTCTCTTCAATGGAAAAATTTTGATAAAGATTTTGAAGAATTTGGGGATGAGATACGTAATATAAGGTTCGGACTCAGTTCAGATGGAATTAATCCGTTCGGAGATTTGAGTAGCCGTCACAGCACGTGGCCTGTTCTTCTATGCATTTATAACCTACCGCCTTGGCTATGTATGAAAAGAAAATACATAATGATGTCTCTTTTGATTCAAGGCCCAAAGCAACCTGGAAACGACATTGATGTTTATTTGCAACCATTAGTTGATGAAATGATGGAATTATGGAGTACCGGCATACAC GGGAAAAAGGCATGTCCTATTTGTGAGGAAAATACTCAATCGATATGGCTCACAAATTGTAAGAAACCGGCATTTATGGGGCATCGGAGAGAGCTTGCTGAGAATCACCCGTATCGTAAAAAGGAGGATTTATTTGATGGTACTATAGAGGATAGAAAACTACCAGCACCGTTGGATGGagaaactacactctccaaagttgCTAATATAAAAGTTGTGTTAGGAAAGAAAGGTTTTGGTCCTCCAAAAG GGTTACTGTTGAACATTCCTGGAAAAACAAAAGATGGAATTAAAGTTAGAAGGGACATGGAATTAATGAATATCATACCAGAGCTACAACCTAAAGATATTGATGGAAGGTCCACCAAGTTTCTTCCTCCGGCCTGTTATACTATGTCGAAGGTCGAGAAAACTAAATTTTGTCAATGTTTACATGGTATTAAGGTTCCATCAGGATACTCTGCTAACATTAGGAAGTTGGTTTCGATGAAAGATTTGAAGTTACTTGGTATGAAGTCACATGATTGTCATGTACTAATGACCCAGATGATTCTTATCGCAATTCGTGGAATTCTTCCCAACCGTATTCGACACACAATAACAAAACTATGCTTATTTTTCAACATGATTCATTCAAAGGTGATTGATCCTGATGTGCTGGATGAATATCAAAGAGATATCATACTTACTCTTTGCGAACTCGAGATGTACTTTCCACCTTCTTTCTTTGATGTCATGGTTCATTTGGTATCTCATATTGTAGGAGAAATAAAGGCATGTGGTCCAGTTTTCTTACGGTATATGTATCCATTTGAAAGATGTATGGGTATCTTGAAAGGTTATGTAAGGAACCTTAATCGACCAAAAGGCAGTATCGTTGAAGGATATGCATCCGAAGAAGTGATTGAATTCTGCACAAACTATATGGatgggtttaaaagtgtcgggattcCACAAAGTCGTCATGAAGGAAGACTAGTAGGTCAAGGGACACTTGGGTGCAAGACGGCTATTCAAATGTTGCCGATTATCAAGAGGCTCATTTTAATGTCTTACAACACACTACATCTATTGATCCGTTCATTACACATGGCGTTCTTGAGACAACAAAACCTTAAAAAGAGTGCGAAGTG GAGGACACTTCCAAATATTGATAAAACGGTCGAAGCTTTGGGATTCGCCCCTAAACATGTGTTCCAATATCAAGGATATGACATAAATGGGTATACCTTTTACACTAAAACTCAAGACAAGAAGAGTAAAACGCAAAATAGCGGTGTCACGGTGATAGCCTCGTCGACGGAATTCACCATGGTCAATCGTGAAGAAAGATCAAGGATCGCTAAAAAATCTTATTATGGTGTCATTCAAGAAATATGGGAATTAGATTATGGTGATTCGTACACTATACCCTTGTTTAAGTGTAAGTGGGTTGATAATGACCTCGGTGTTCAAGTTGATGAAGATGGTTTTACAACTGTTAATCTTTCCACCAATGGATATAAAGAAGAACCATTCATTCTAGAAAAACTAGTTACTCAAGTATTCTTTATCGAAGACCCAAAGGATCCTAGATGGCATGTGGTTCAGTATGGAAAATGA